In the genome of Hevea brasiliensis isolate MT/VB/25A 57/8 chromosome 14, ASM3005281v1, whole genome shotgun sequence, the window TGCCCCAAACTCATCCAGTGAATATCAGGCCATATAGGTACCCCTATTACCAGAAAGCAGAAATTGAGAAGTTGGTAAATGAAATGCTAGCTTCTTCAGTAATTCAACCTAGCACTAGCCCTTATTCATCTCCAGTTTTATTGgtcaagaagaaggatggaacttggaGATTCTGCATTGATTATAGAAGATTAAATGAGGTGACTGTCAAGGATAAATTTCCTATTCCTATTATTGATGACCTTTTGGATGAACTTCATGGGGCTAGgtatttttcaaaaattgatttGAAAGCAGGGTACCAACAAATTAGAATGCATCCTAAGGACATTCcgaagactgcattcagaactcaccATGGCCACTTTGAATTCAATGTGATGCCCTTTGGGCTTACTAATGCCCCTGCCACATTTCAGGCTTTGATGAATCACATTTTCAAACCTTTTCACAGAAAATCTGTTCTAGTATTCTTTGATGATATTCTTGTGTATAGCAAAGATTGGGATTCTCATTTGAAGCATTTGGAGGAGGTGTTTCAGGTCTTGAAAGAACAGCAGCTGTATGCAAAGCAATCCAAATGTTCTTTTGGACAGACTGAAGtggagtatttaggccatattaTCACAACAGAACGAGTTTCCACTGATCCCAAAAAGATTCAGGCTATGGTACAATGGCCCACACCTGTTTCAGTCAGGGAATTAAGAAACGTTTTCCTGGTTTAACAGGGTACTACAGAAAATTTGTAAGAAATTATGGGGTAATTATTAAGACACTGACTGATCTATTAAAAAATGACTCTTTTCAGTGGTCTGATTCAGCCCAGAGAGCTTTTGATAATTTGAGAACAGCTATGGCAGAAGCTTCAGTCCTTGCCTTACCagattttacttttccatttttaATTGAGACTGATGCTAGAAGTTGGGGAATGGGGGCTGTATTGCAGCAAAAAGGGCATCCTTTGGCTTATATCTCAAAAGCTTTTGGTCCTAGAAGTACGGCTTTATCTGTCTATGAAAGAGAATTACTGGCAATTACTTTTGCAGTCTCAAAGTGGAGACATTACTTGGAGCAAGGGCAGTTTTTCATTCAAACTGATCATGAAAGTATAAAATATTTGCTTGAGCAAAGGCTTCATACTAATTTGCAGCAAAGGGGCATTTCTAAACTTTCGGGGCTCGATTATAAGATCCTTTATAGAAGAGGTGTTGAAAATAAGGCGGCAGATGCCCTTTCTAGAAGACCTGTTAGGGCTGACTCTAGTTGCCATGCCTTTCAGTCTACAATTTTGCCTACTTGGATGACTACTTTACTTCAAACTTATGACAAGGACTCTAAAGCAACTAACTTGGTGCAACAATTATCCTTGGATAGTACAGCTCATTCAGGATTTCAGCAGAAGAAAGGAGTTCTCTACTTTCATGACAGGCTATATGCAGGCTGCTCCACTGAATTAAGGCAGCAATTAATTGCTTTATACCATGACAGTCCCCTGGGAGATCATTCTAGAGTTAATGTGACTTACTTAAGGTTGAAGAAGCATTTCTTTTGGCCTAGTATGCTTAAGGATATATTGGAGTGGATAAAAAAATGCGATACTTGTGCTAGGTGCAAAAGTGAACATTGTGCAGCCCCTGGTATGTTGCAGCCACTATCTATTCCAACTCAAGCTTGGCAACACATCTCAATGGATTTTATTGATCATTTACCCAAGTCCAAGGGTAAAGATACCATACTAGTGGTGGTTTGTAGATTCACTGAGTATGGGCATTTCATACCATTGTCTCATCCCTGTACTGCTTCTGTTGTGGCCAAATTATTCTTAGATAATGTTTTCAAACTGCATGGGGTACCACAATCTATTGTCTCAGATAGGGACAAAATTTTTACCAGCTTGTTTTGGAAGGAGTTGTTCAAATGTTTGGGCACTACATTGGCTTTTAGTACTGCTTATCATCCCCAGTCTGATGGTCAGACTGAGAGACTTAATCAGTGCTTGGAGGGTTACCTAAGGTGTATGGCTCATTTCAAACCCAGTACATGGAGTACTTGGCTTCCTCTTGCAGAATGGTGGTACAATTCTTCCTCTCACAGTGCTATTAGGATGTCACCTTTTGAAGCGCTTTATGGCTAGTCTCCACCATTTCTTCCAGTAGTGCCTATGGAGTTACCTACTGTTGGAGCAGTGGGAAGTTGAAAGAAAATTTAGTGTTAGCCCAAAATAGAATGAAGCAACAAGCTGATAAGCAGAGGTCAGAACGAGATTTTTCAGTTGGGGATTATGTTTATCTGAAGCTTCAGCCTTACAGGCAGGCATCAGTAGCTATTAGACAGACCTTAAAGCTTTCTCCTAAGTACTATGGTCCTTATCAAATTATTGCTAAGTATGGGTCAGTTGCCTACAAGCTTCAGttgccttcatcttcttcaatccACCCTGCTTTTCATGTTTCCATGTTAAAGAAAAAATTGAGCAATAACATTACTCCTCTACTTGACATTCCTGTGATGCATGAAGATTCAGTGGTAGTGGCTCCGGAACAGGTTCTACAGACTAGAACCATTGCTAGAGACAACCAGCATGTTTTTCAAGGGACAACCAGCATGTTTTTCAAGGGTTGATCCAATGGAAGAATTTGCCTACTGAAGATGCTATTTGGGAAGAATATTCATTAATTCAAGCCCAATTTCCTGATGTTGTCCTTTCTTGGGGTCAAGAAAGTTCTAATGGGGGAGGAATTGTTACATACCAGAGGAGAAAGTATAGAATAAGGCAGTAGTAGTTTGGGTTGTTAAGGGAATTAATTGAGTTGTTGAAATTGGAGGGAAAGGGATTAGGTAGTTACAAGATCTGTTAAGAAGATAGAAATAACTACCCGCAATAGCTGAGGCAATTACTGAGCTATTATATAAGCACAATAGTCATTCTTGTAAGGCATTCGGAACAATAGTCATTCTTGTAAGGCATTCGGGATTCATTAACAAGAAATACaattctctctcttctagtcctctTTCTCTATCTTGCTCTATTTCTGTTTCTCTCTctatcattcttcttcttcttcttcttcttcttcttcttcttctaaattCTTCTAAAGTTCTCTTGTTAGGGTTAACTACCTTAACATGTCCCTTTAACTATTACGAAAGCAAATAAATCAGAAGAGAGAGACCAGACAAATGGTAGGCGTTAATTGCAGAAGAGGTTGTTAGGATCATAGTAATACATGATTTCTTAGAGCACTTTTCCATTACCAAGCATCTCAAATTTAACGCGTCAATAATTATAAGAAACTCCAGAAAGATACTAAGCTTTGTTTCTAGTTTTGCTCATTAAAGAAAAAGgtaaaaatatatataagttAAATGCAGCACTACAAACTATTACAATAACCTTAAAATATTCCTTTGAATTTGACTCCACATACTGGCTACAAAAGAAATGATATTGTAACAATAAAAGGTACCTCTCCATGGGACCTTGGGATCATTGTAGCTCTTGCAATTTTCTGCTCAATGAAGTCCAGGACCCCAGTTTTATCTTCTGATGCACTAATAAATGTACCTGAACTGTTGCCCAATTTATTATGAAAAGGAGATGAGAGACCCTCTGAACTGAACAGTTGCATGGtctgtttattgtgcacaaaataGAAATGAAAATGAATAGAGATACCTTGTTCTGGTCCCCTGAGTGCTCTCATCTGTTTCTCCTTTCCGCAGAGCCAGGGAAGATGGTTTTAGGCGAGACTTTGCCATTTCAATTATACTGTTGCATTGTTCTGGAGTTGCAAAGTTTGGAAAATAAACAGCTCTTGGTTTCCAGCTCAAAACCTGCAATGCACAATCAGAAGACCAACAACAGAATAggaataaatcacaatataacatTACTAGGTCAACACAAAAACATCCGAGCCTAACAATTCACTCCATTCCTTTAACTGCAGAAATTAATTCATTACAGGACTGTGAGTCTCATTAGCATTTTGAAAAACTTATTTTCATTTAAGCGCTTATTTCCGAAGTCTCCCCAATGAGCCAATAATTTGAAATTCTAACTTCACGTTTAATTTGTATTTTCTTCCTTTGCCTTCATGCTATTATCATTTTATCATTTTCCAATCATAAACATATCGAAATTATGAATCAAACCTAGTGAAATTAACTTATTAACTTTCTTTTCCAACATTGGACCTTagaatttttctcattttctacagaAGATGATAACTAAAACacaatatttttcatttttccattAATCACTATTATCTTGTAGCAAAGTGAAGCCATGAAACATTATACCTAATACTCAAAAAAAGTGAAAATCCATAGGATTCAACAGTTGTTAACTTCTGTTATGAATTAAGGAGCTTGATTtcttcaaaaaataataaaataaaataaaaattcatactGAGCTAAACTATTGACCAAAACTTGATTCACATAAATCctccaaaagaaaaaaaaaaaaaaaaaaaaaaaaaaaaagccccaATCTTGGACTAACCTAAACAAAAACCAATGTCAATCAAAATCACAGATTCAAAAATCCAATCCATGTCCTTCGATAAAACCAAAAACACACAGCATGTGAGTTTTCAAGCGCGTGGAAATCACCTGAAATGAAATGGATTCAACAGAAGATTCTCCAGTCACGCCATGCGGCATCGAGTCAAGGTCTCCCTCAGCCACCTGAAGCATTCTCAACCTTGGTCTAATAATAGGCACATCCTGCAAACCAGAAATCAAAACCCACCAAGGAAAATCAAATAGATATGCAGAGTAAAATGAGTGGGTAAATACCTGAGAGAGAAGAGTGGAAGCGTAGAATCCGGCGAGGAAGAAGAAAAAGCATAGGAGGAGGACAGCAGGTAACCCTAGCTTTCTCTTGGAGGGCTTCGTTTTGGTTTTCATCTATGGtgtgtgaagaagaagaagaagaagaagaagaagaagaagtctgTTTGGTTGTTCAACAATGGCGGATCTAAATGGGAAAGCTGCTTATTTTGGATTTTAATGGAGGAAATGGCAGAATGCGTAAATGGCGGGAGAGAgattttcttctcccttttttttttttttctacactTCGACGTCGTCATAACTCAGAAGTTTCTAGTAACCATGACCTGTGACTTGCTGACAGTGATGTCCGACATACATATTTTTTTCGGATGAaggaaaaaatttttaatttttctaaattctctcatttaatattaaataaaaaaataggaAAAATAACGGCAACAGATGAGAACTTCTAttcctctatatatatatatatatatcaccatGAGAGCTTTGGTTAGTAATGCTGGCAAAAGAATGGTTCCCTGTGCAGCCATAAGTTGCAGGCACAAGAAAGagctgaaaaaaaaattttaaaggtaaatatgtaaaaaataaataataaaatattataaaaattaataatataatgttattaaatatatattcaaataattaaaagtcatatattaatttattacatgtataattatattatttattattaaaaaattactgTGGAATTTTAAAGTGTT includes:
- the LOC110648206 gene encoding probable prolyl 4-hydroxylase 9 isoform X2; the protein is MKTKTKPSKRKLGLPAVLLLCFFFFLAGFYASTLLSQDVPIIRPRLRMLQVAEGDLDSMPHGVTGESSVESISFQVLSWKPRAVYFPNFATPEQCNSIIEMAKSRLKPSSLALRKGETDESTQGTRTSSGTFISASEDKTGVLDFIEQKIARATMIPRSHGEAFNVLRYEIGQKYDSHYDSFNPAEYGLQTSQRVASFLLYLSDVEGGGETMFPFENGLQIGSGYDYKKCVGLKVKPRQGDGILFYSLFPNGTIDQTSLHGSCPVIAGQKWVATKWIRDQAQTY
- the LOC110648206 gene encoding probable prolyl 4-hydroxylase 9 isoform X3, which encodes MKTKTKPSKRKLGLPAVLLLCFFFFLAGFYASTLLSQDVPIIRPRLRMLQVAEGDLDSMPHGVTGESSVESISFQVLSWKPRAVYFPNFATPEQCNSIIEMAKSRLKPSSLALRKGETDESTQGTRTSSGTFISASEDKTGVLDFIEQKIARATMIPRSHGEAFNVLRYEIGQKYDSHYDSFNPAEYGLQTSQRVASFLLYLSDVEGGGETMFPFENGLQIGSGYDYKKCVGLKVKPRQGDGILFYSLFPNGTIDQYVYVERI
- the LOC110648206 gene encoding probable prolyl 4-hydroxylase 9 isoform X1, producing the protein MKTKTKPSKRKLGLPAVLLLCFFFFLAGFYASTLLSQVFTHSFYSAYLFDFPWWVLISGLQDVPIIRPRLRMLQVAEGDLDSMPHGVTGESSVESISFQVLSWKPRAVYFPNFATPEQCNSIIEMAKSRLKPSSLALRKGETDESTQGTRTSSGTFISASEDKTGVLDFIEQKIARATMIPRSHGEAFNVLRYEIGQKYDSHYDSFNPAEYGLQTSQRVASFLLYLSDVEGGGETMFPFENGLQIGSGYDYKKCVGLKVKPRQGDGILFYSLFPNGTIDQTSLHGSCPVIAGQKWVATKWIRDQAQTY